The Gemmatimonadales bacterium sequence GCGGTGGGGTTTGCGGCCCAGGAGACGCTCGCGAACATGATCGCGGGATTCCTGATCTTCTGGGACCATCCCTTCAAGATCGGCGACTACATCACCGCCCATGGGCTCTATGGCGAAGTCACCGCCATCACCATGCGGACCACCCGCATTCGCACGATGGAGAACACCTACGTGGTCATCCCCAACAGCCAGATCATCGGCGACGTCCTGGTGAACCACTCCATGTATGGGGAGACGCGGGTCAACGTCCCGATCGGGATTGCCTACAAGGAGCAGATCGTCCAGGCCCGGGAGGTCCTGCTCTCGGCCGTGGCGGGGCTGGAGGGAGTCATGGCGGACCCTGCCCCGACGGTGGTGGTGTCGGAGCTCGACAGCTCGAGCGTCAACCTCCTGGTCCGGGTGTGGATCGACGACGCCTGCGATGAGCGCCCTGTCTTCCACCGCGTGATGGAGGCGTCGAAGGTGGCCCTCGACCGCGCCGGCATTGAGATCCCGTTCCCGCACCTCCAGCTCTTCGTGGACGACGTCCGGGAGAAGGTCTGGGCGGATGCGGCACGGTTTCCGGGGGTCGGGACGAGCCGGGAGTAGTCCTACCTCGCGGCCTTCCGCGGCACCTTCGTCGGCGCCATGGCGGCATTGTAGGCGTAGGCCGCCATGACCACGGCGTTCTTCATGAGGTCCTGGGCCTGGATGGTGTCGTAGAAGTCCAGGTTGGTGTGGCCGCCGGTTCCGGGAATGTTGTCCTGCAGGAACTGGAAGCCCGGCAGCCCCACCTCGTCGAACGACACGTGGTCGGTGCTGCCGACGCTCTGATTGGACACTACCACCATCCCGAAGTCCCGGAACGGCTCCATCCAGGCGCTGAGCATGGCCCGCGCCGCCTCGTTGCCCTGCAGGTAGATGCCGAGATACTGCCCCGCCCCGTAGTCCTGGTTGAAATACACCGACAACTTCTCGTAGGCCGGCTTGACCCCGACGGTGGAGTCCCGCGGGTCGCCGAAGTGCTCCCGGACATACGCGCGCGACCCCCACAGCCCCTCCTCCTCGCCGCTCCAGAGCGCGAACCGGATGGTCCGGCGCGGCCGGGCGCCGACCGCCTTCAGGATGCGCGCGGCTTCCAGCACCACGGCAGAGCCGGAGGTGTTGTCGCTGGCGTTCGGGCTCGCGTGCCAGGTGTCGAAATGCGCGCCGATCATCACGACCTCGTCCTTGAGGTCGGTGCCCTGGATTTCACCCGTGATATTCACCGCCTGCTCGACCACGTCGCCGATCCGGTTGCGTACGTCGATCTGGACCGTCACCGGAATCCCCCGCTTGAGGATCCGGTACATCCGGTTGTAGTGCTCCGGGGTGATGGCAACGATGACGGGCCCCGCCAGCATGCCCGCCCGCGACCACCGGTCTCTCCACGCACCGGGACGCGAGAAGCCGCGCACCGCACCGAGCCAGCCGCTCTCCGACTGCATCACGGCGGCCACCCCCTCGGAAGCGAAGAAGGCCATCTTCTCCTCCGAGCTGAGGAGCTCTGGGTTGGGGGGCGGCCGGTTCGGAGCGGGGCGAACCGGGGCGATCACGGTGCGCTGCAGGGAGTCCAGGTTGGCCTGGCTCCGGCGCGGAACACCATTGGTCAGGGGCGCCAGGTCAATCGCGGCCGGCGGCGTCACCAAGACTGCCTTGCCCCTGAGCGTGCCGCGGTACTGGTCGAGGTCGCGCCGCAGCTGGAGCTCGACGATTTCCGCCTGCGCCACCTGGGGGCCGTCAGTGCCGCGGGTGTGGGCCAGCGGATAGCCGACCATCGGCTGGTAGTCGGGCTCGAGCATGTGGAGCGACACGAACTCGTTGTCCCACGTCACGCCGAAGTCCATGAACGGCTCGGGTGTCACGTTGGTCAGCCCGAGGCTCCGCATCTGCCCCAGGGCCCACTGCTGCGCCCGCTGCATGTCCCGCGAGAGGGTCAGGCGCGCGCCGAGGACGTCGGTCATGTAGCTCTCGAAGTTCATGACCTGGGAGTGCTGGAGCCCTTCGGTGCGAATCTTCGCCATCATCACCGAGTCGACGGGGGTGGGATCACCGGAGAATCCCGCGGTCAGGAGCAGCAGGAGGGCGGTGGCGGCGGGGCGGAATC is a genomic window containing:
- a CDS encoding mechanosensitive ion channel family protein, coding for MNELLKWADPEQISNMVVVFVPKLVAAILVFLLFWVGLRLTQRPIRAGLQRAGFADALIRLIVDSLYKGAVLLLGLVMAASQLGINVGAALTGIGVVGVAVGFAAQETLANMIAGFLIFWDHPFKIGDYITAHGLYGEVTAITMRTTRIRTMENTYVVIPNSQIIGDVLVNHSMYGETRVNVPIGIAYKEQIVQAREVLLSAVAGLEGVMADPAPTVVVSELDSSSVNLLVRVWIDDACDERPVFHRVMEASKVALDRAGIEIPFPHLQLFVDDVREKVWADAARFPGVGTSRE
- a CDS encoding M20/M25/M40 family metallo-hydrolase; amino-acid sequence: MPFRFRPAATALLLLLTAGFSGDPTPVDSVMMAKIRTEGLQHSQVMNFESYMTDVLGARLTLSRDMQRAQQWALGQMRSLGLTNVTPEPFMDFGVTWDNEFVSLHMLEPDYQPMVGYPLAHTRGTDGPQVAQAEIVELQLRRDLDQYRGTLRGKAVLVTPPAAIDLAPLTNGVPRRSQANLDSLQRTVIAPVRPAPNRPPPNPELLSSEEKMAFFASEGVAAVMQSESGWLGAVRGFSRPGAWRDRWSRAGMLAGPVIVAITPEHYNRMYRILKRGIPVTVQIDVRNRIGDVVEQAVNITGEIQGTDLKDEVVMIGAHFDTWHASPNASDNTSGSAVVLEAARILKAVGARPRRTIRFALWSGEEEGLWGSRAYVREHFGDPRDSTVGVKPAYEKLSVYFNQDYGAGQYLGIYLQGNEAARAMLSAWMEPFRDFGMVVVSNQSVGSTDHVSFDEVGLPGFQFLQDNIPGTGGHTNLDFYDTIQAQDLMKNAVVMAAYAYNAAMAPTKVPRKAAR